CCACGGTAGCGCGGACATGCGGGTTTGTGGCTTGCCTGGATGAAAATGATGGCTGGTACGTCTATCACCAGCTCTTTGCCGAATTTTTGCAAGGCCTCCTTCAGAAAAGATCTTCGGCGCAGATTCCCGGCCTATATGGGAAGGCCGCCCGTTGGTGTGAGGCTGAGGGGCTGGTCGCGGAAGCCGTCGACTACTACCTGCAGGGGCTAGAATACGATCAGGCGACCAGTCTGATCGAACGACTGGTCCCGGACATGCTGAGCCGGGGCGAAATAGCGACCCTATTTCGGTGGCTCTCAGCCTTGCCGTGCGCAGTGCTGAACACAAGCCCTGGTCTGTGCGTTGCGCAAGCCTGGGCCGCCGTTGCGGCCGACCGGACTCCAGAGGTGGAGCACTGGTTGGAGCAGGCCGACTTTGCCGGCCGAGAGGCAGAGGAAAAACAGCCCGGGATGGGTGGCAAAAACAGGATGGATGTGGACAGGGCCGTCCTGAGGGCCTACCTTGCGCTCAAACGAAGAGATGTACCGGAATCTCTGCGCTGGTTGGCCCATGCAGGCCAGGCCCGGGAGAAGGTTTTCACGTCTGCGCGGAGCAGAGCATTGCAACCGCTGGAACCCAGCTTGCTGGGTGGGCCGCTGGGAGTGTTCGGCCACCTGAAAGAAAAGGCGCAGGCCATGGAGAACCGCAGCCACCTTAAACTCAGAAGCTTGGCTGCCCCTGCCGCACGAGCCGGTTACACACTGGTAGCCAACGCCGAGGCCCTGTACGAGTGGAACCAGATCGACGCCGCAGTCAAGAGCCTGGTGGAAGGGATGGAGGAGGCCCAAAGGGCAGAAGAGACCGGAGCTCTTATCCCAGCCCTGTTCACCCTGACCAAGATCCACCTAGCGCGCGGTGACTTGGCGGCGGCCCTAAAAGTTGCTGCAGAAGGTGAAACAAAGGTAAAAGCCCTTGGCCAGCCGCAGTGGCTGCTCCCCCTAGCCTCTCTCAAGACCCGTCTCAATCTTGCGGCGGGCGATTCGGGATCGCTCGATGATTGGCTGGCGCATAGCCGCCTCGACGTTTATGATCGCCTCAGTGCTGCTCGGGCCTACGAGCACATCACCCTAGCTCGGGTGTTATTGGCCCGGAGACGGGGTGAAGAGGCAGTACTGCTCCTGGATCGCCTGCTGGTATTTGCAGAGAAGGAGGAGCGTCTGCCCGGCACTATCGAAATATCCAACCTGCTGGCTATCGCCTGCGATGCTGTGGGCCGAACGAAGCAAGGCATGGAAATTCTCCGGCGCAACTTGTCCCTGGGACGAGAGAACGGTTACCTGCGTATTTTCGTGGACGAAGGTGCGCCCATGCTGTCCCTTCTCCAGCGGCTTGCTCGCTTAGACGGCCGAGAGCGGCAGAAGGATGAGGCTGTATACGTCCGGAGCCTGGTCAGCCTGCTGCGATCGAGTCCGCTGCTCCGCTGTTCGGGGTTTCAGGCAGCGCCGTCGTCCGCCACGGTCGAACCGCTTACGGCCAAGGAACTGAGCGTACTGCGTCTAGTTGCCAGAGGTATGGACAACCGGTCTATCGCTGGAGAACTCGGCGTCACGCTGGTGACGGTGAAGACTCATTTGAGCAGTATCTTCGGCAAGCTGGGGGTCTCCGGGCGCCGGGAGGCGGTGGAGCAGGCGAACGTGTCGGGTATTCTCCGCTAAAACTGAGCAGATAGAAAGTTGGAATTTAGAACAGGTCGAAAAATATCTTGTTTCTTATACCTTTTTGCCACTCTTCTCATACCTGGTATGATGGCAAACCAAAACCCACATGGTAAAATGCACTCGGCAGTGAATGTCGGGTG
This Desulfosporosinus orientis DSM 765 DNA region includes the following protein-coding sequences:
- a CDS encoding LuxR C-terminal-related transcriptional regulator, which translates into the protein MKRKVIPLNNFTLKVPLLQTKLQMPRSLSSLVERPRVYSRLDGMVQNGLTLVTAPAGFGKTSAVAQWAGHKGLPVAWLSLDDGDNDPVRFWTYVTAALSGLKEGIGRETSPILHSSTNPPWETIISLLIDDLSQLPFDCALVLDDYHVISEPLVHETLSFLVRYAPQLLHPIIVGRTEPPLQMSRLRTVGQVAELTVRDLVFATGEVAAFYSQKNIDLTGEEAETLTHRTGGWAAGMQMAALSLLEGGDKAAVIKRFGGNNRLLAGYFMEEVFDGFAPNVREFLLQTSFLGRLSGPLCDAVTGMSDCGALLTTVARTCGFVACLDENDGWYVYHQLFAEFLQGLLQKRSSAQIPGLYGKAARWCEAEGLVAEAVDYYLQGLEYDQATSLIERLVPDMLSRGEIATLFRWLSALPCAVLNTSPGLCVAQAWAAVAADRTPEVEHWLEQADFAGREAEEKQPGMGGKNRMDVDRAVLRAYLALKRRDVPESLRWLAHAGQAREKVFTSARSRALQPLEPSLLGGPLGVFGHLKEKAQAMENRSHLKLRSLAAPAARAGYTLVANAEALYEWNQIDAAVKSLVEGMEEAQRAEETGALIPALFTLTKIHLARGDLAAALKVAAEGETKVKALGQPQWLLPLASLKTRLNLAAGDSGSLDDWLAHSRLDVYDRLSAARAYEHITLARVLLARRRGEEAVLLLDRLLVFAEKEERLPGTIEISNLLAIACDAVGRTKQGMEILRRNLSLGRENGYLRIFVDEGAPMLSLLQRLARLDGRERQKDEAVYVRSLVSLLRSSPLLRCSGFQAAPSSATVEPLTAKELSVLRLVARGMDNRSIAGELGVTLVTVKTHLSSIFGKLGVSGRREAVEQANVSGILR